A genome region from Erythrolamprus reginae isolate rEryReg1 chromosome 4, rEryReg1.hap1, whole genome shotgun sequence includes the following:
- the THAP12 gene encoding 52 kDa repressor of the inhibitor of the protein kinase isoform X1, with the protein MPNFCAAPNCTRKSTQSDLAFFRFPRDPVRCQRWVENCRRVDLEDKTPDQLNKHYRLCAEHFETSMICRSSPYRTVLRDNAVPTIFDLTSHLNNPHSRHRKRIKELSEEEIRTLKQQRIDETLEQEKANSESKNDVQNPASEEDNCYVQLTQEERDNKDYLKSLFEILILMGKQNIPLDGHNADELPEGIFTPDNFQALLEFRINSGDEVLRKQFETTAVNLAYCSKTQQKQMLEICENCVREEMLREVRDSQFFSIVTDEVVDLAGEEHLPILVRFVDDAHNLREEFVGFLSYEADPEILAVKFHTTITEKWGLNMEYCRGQAYVVSSGFASKMKTVATRILEKYPQAIYTLSSSCALNLWLAKSVPVVGISVALGTMEEVCLFFLQSPQMSAGLDNVLSLLFHNSEEKENLLKEIVRSHWTGRHDSFEIVVDLLQAVVLFLDSVSDASAAWNSSLVGQANILSMALANFDFVVTVVIVKNVLSFTRAFGKNLQGQTSDVFFAASSLTAVLHSLNEVMENIEVYHEFWFEEATNLATKLDLPIKLPGKFCRAQQGNMDSEITPESYYKEALSIPTVEHVIQELKDIFSEQHLKALKCLSLVPSVMGQLKFNTSEEHHADMYKNDLTNPDTLSAELHCWRIKWKHRGKDIELPTTIYETLHLPDIKFFPNVYSLLKVLCILPVIKVESEKFEVGRRRLKAYLKNTVTEQRAGNLALLNINLDIKHDLDLMVDTYIKLYPEKAEFQEEFVPSRNSEEAQET; encoded by the exons ATGCCGAACTTCTGCGCCGCCCCGAATTGCACCCGCAAGAGCACCCAGAGCGACTTGGCTTTCTTCCGTTTCCCGCGGGACCCCGTCCG ATGTCAGCGATGGGTTGAGAACTGTCGAAGAGTCGACCTGGAAGATAAGACGCCCGATCAGCTGAACAAACATTATAGACTGTGCGCCGAGCATTTCGAGACCTCCATGATATGTCGGAGC agCCCCTACAGGACAGTTTTACGAGACAATGCCGTGCCCACCATCTTTGATTTGACGAGCCATTTGAACAATCCACACAGCAGGCACCGCAAAAGGATTAAAGAGCTG AGTGAAGAGGAAATAAGAACATTAAAACAGCAAAGGA TTGATGAAACTTTAGAACAAGAAAAGGCCAACTCCGAATCCAAGAACGACGTCCAGAACCCAGCCTCAGAAGAAGACAACTGCTACGTCCAGTTAACCCAAGAAGAGCGGGATAACAAGGATTACCTCAAATCATTATTTGAGATTTTAATCCTCATGGGCAAACAGAACATCCCTCTGGACGGCCACAACGCCGACGAGCTTCCCGAAGGAATTTTCACCCCGGATAATTTCCAAGCCCTCTTGGAATTCCGGATCAACTCCGGAGACGAAGTTCTGAGGAAACAGTTCGAGACCACGGCCGTCAACCTGGCCTATTGCTCCAAAACCCAACAGAAGCAAATGCTGGAGATTTGTGAGAATTGCGTGAGGGAAGAAATGTTGAGGGAGGTGAGGGACTCTCAGTTTTTCTCCATCGTCACCGACGAAGTGGTGGATCTAGCCGGCGAGGAACACTTGCCCATCCTGGTGAGATTCGTGGACGACGCTCACAACTTGCGAGAAGAGTTCGTCGGCTTCTTATCTTACGAAGCCGACCCGGAGATCTTAGCGGTGAAGTTCCACACCACCATTACTGAAAAATGGGGCCTAAACATGGAGTACTGTCGGGGTCAGGCCTACGTCGTCTCCAGCGGGTTCGCTTCTAAAATGAAGACCGTGGCCACGAGGATTTTGGAAAAGTATCCTCAGGCCATTTATACGTTGTCGTCTTCGTGTGCCTTGAATCTGTGGCTGGCCAAATCGGTTCCCGTTGTGGGCATTTCGGTGGCGCTGGGCACCATGGAGGAGGTGTGTTTGTTCTTCCTTCAGTCCCCTCAGATGTCGGCTGGACTGGACAACgtcctctccctcctttttcaCAACAGTGAGGAGAAAGAGAATTTGCTGAAGGAGATAGTCCGTTCTCACTGGACGGGACGCCACGACAGCTTTGAGATCGTGGTTGACCTACTTCAAGCTGTGGTACTTTTCTTGGACAGCGTCAGCGACGCTTCGGCGGCATGGAACAGCTCCCTGGTGGGACAGGCCAACATCCTCTCCATGGCCCTGGCGAACTTCGACTTCGTGGTCACGGTGGTCATCGTTAAGAACGTCCTCTCGTTCACCAGAGCTTTCGGGAAGAATCTCCAGGGCCAAACGTCCGACGTTTTCTTCGCGGCCAGTAGCTTGACTGCCGTCCTGCATTCCCTCAACGAGGTGATGGAGAACATTGAGGTGTATCACGAGTTCTGGTTTGAGGAAGCCACCAATTTGGCCACCAAACTAGACCTCCCTATTAAATTGCCCGGAAAGTTTTGCCGAGCCCAACAAGGAAATATGGATTCTGAGATTACTCCGGAGAGTTACTACAAAGAAGCCCTCAGCATCCCAACAGTGGAACACGTCATCCAGGAGTTGAAGGATATCTTCTCAGAACAGCACCTGAAGGCCCTCAAGTGCTTGTCTCTAGTGCCTTCCGTCATGGGGCAGCTCAAATTCAACACCTCCGAGGAACACCACGCCGATATGTACAAGAACGACCTCACGAACCCGGATACGCTCTCCGCGGAGCTCCACTGCTGGCGGATCAAGTGGAAACACCGCGGGAAGGACATCGAGCTGCCTACCACCATCTACGAGACCCTCCACCTGCCCGACATCAAGTTTTTCCCCAACGTCTACTCCTTGCTGAAGGTCCTTTGCATCCTGCCCGTCATAAAAGTGGAGAGCGAGAAGTTCGAGGTCGGCCGGCGGCGTCTGAAGGCCTACCTCAAAAACACAGTGACGGAGCAACGCGCCGGCAACCTTGCCCTGTTGAACATAAACCTGGACATCAAACACGACTTGGACTTAATGGTGGACACGTACATAAAACTCTATCCGGAGAAAGCTGAGTTTCAAGAGGAGTTTGTTCCTTCTCGCAATTCCGAAGAGGCCCAAGAGACTTAA
- the THAP12 gene encoding 52 kDa repressor of the inhibitor of the protein kinase isoform X2 — MPNFCAAPNCTRKSTQSDLAFFRFPRDPVRCQRWVENCRRVDLEDKTPDQLNKHYRLCAEHFETSMICRSVSGRKLCTSPYRTVLRDNAVPTIFDLTSHLNNPHSRHRKRIKELSEEEIRTLKQQRIDETLEQEKANSESKNDVQNPASEEDNCYVQLTQEERDNKDYLKSLFEILILMGKQNIPLDGHNADELPEGIFTPDNFQALLEFRINSGDEVLRKQFETTAVNLAYCSKTQQKQMLEICENCVREEMLREVRDSQFFSIVTDEVVDLAGEEHLPILVRFVDDAHNLREEFVGFLSYEADPEILAVKFHTTITEKWGLNMEYCRGQAYVVSSGFASKMKTVATRILEKYPQAIYTLSSSCALNLWLAKSVPVVGISVALGTMEEVCLFFLQSPQMSAGLDNVLSLLFHNSEEKENLLKEIVRSHWTGRHDSFEIVVDLLQAVVLFLDSVSDASAAWNSSLVGQANILSMALANFDFVVTVVIVKNVLSFTRAFGKNLQGQTSDVFFAASSLTAVLHSLNEVMENIEVYHEFWFEEATNLATKLDLPIKLPGKFCRAQQGNMDSEITPESYYKEALSIPTVEHVIQELKDIFSEQHLKALKCLSLVPSVMGQLKFNTSEEHHADMYKNDLTNPDTLSAELHCWRIKWKHRGKDIELPTTIYETLHLPDIKFFPNVYSLLKVLCILPVIKVESEKFEVGRRRLKAYLKNTVTEQRAGNLALLNINLDIKHDLDLMVDTYIKLYPEKAEFQEEFVPSRNSEEAQET; from the exons ATGCCGAACTTCTGCGCCGCCCCGAATTGCACCCGCAAGAGCACCCAGAGCGACTTGGCTTTCTTCCGTTTCCCGCGGGACCCCGTCCG ATGTCAGCGATGGGTTGAGAACTGTCGAAGAGTCGACCTGGAAGATAAGACGCCCGATCAGCTGAACAAACATTATAGACTGTGCGCCGAGCATTTCGAGACCTCCATGATATGTCGGAGCGTAAGTGGGAGGAAGCTGTGCACG agCCCCTACAGGACAGTTTTACGAGACAATGCCGTGCCCACCATCTTTGATTTGACGAGCCATTTGAACAATCCACACAGCAGGCACCGCAAAAGGATTAAAGAGCTG AGTGAAGAGGAAATAAGAACATTAAAACAGCAAAGGA TTGATGAAACTTTAGAACAAGAAAAGGCCAACTCCGAATCCAAGAACGACGTCCAGAACCCAGCCTCAGAAGAAGACAACTGCTACGTCCAGTTAACCCAAGAAGAGCGGGATAACAAGGATTACCTCAAATCATTATTTGAGATTTTAATCCTCATGGGCAAACAGAACATCCCTCTGGACGGCCACAACGCCGACGAGCTTCCCGAAGGAATTTTCACCCCGGATAATTTCCAAGCCCTCTTGGAATTCCGGATCAACTCCGGAGACGAAGTTCTGAGGAAACAGTTCGAGACCACGGCCGTCAACCTGGCCTATTGCTCCAAAACCCAACAGAAGCAAATGCTGGAGATTTGTGAGAATTGCGTGAGGGAAGAAATGTTGAGGGAGGTGAGGGACTCTCAGTTTTTCTCCATCGTCACCGACGAAGTGGTGGATCTAGCCGGCGAGGAACACTTGCCCATCCTGGTGAGATTCGTGGACGACGCTCACAACTTGCGAGAAGAGTTCGTCGGCTTCTTATCTTACGAAGCCGACCCGGAGATCTTAGCGGTGAAGTTCCACACCACCATTACTGAAAAATGGGGCCTAAACATGGAGTACTGTCGGGGTCAGGCCTACGTCGTCTCCAGCGGGTTCGCTTCTAAAATGAAGACCGTGGCCACGAGGATTTTGGAAAAGTATCCTCAGGCCATTTATACGTTGTCGTCTTCGTGTGCCTTGAATCTGTGGCTGGCCAAATCGGTTCCCGTTGTGGGCATTTCGGTGGCGCTGGGCACCATGGAGGAGGTGTGTTTGTTCTTCCTTCAGTCCCCTCAGATGTCGGCTGGACTGGACAACgtcctctccctcctttttcaCAACAGTGAGGAGAAAGAGAATTTGCTGAAGGAGATAGTCCGTTCTCACTGGACGGGACGCCACGACAGCTTTGAGATCGTGGTTGACCTACTTCAAGCTGTGGTACTTTTCTTGGACAGCGTCAGCGACGCTTCGGCGGCATGGAACAGCTCCCTGGTGGGACAGGCCAACATCCTCTCCATGGCCCTGGCGAACTTCGACTTCGTGGTCACGGTGGTCATCGTTAAGAACGTCCTCTCGTTCACCAGAGCTTTCGGGAAGAATCTCCAGGGCCAAACGTCCGACGTTTTCTTCGCGGCCAGTAGCTTGACTGCCGTCCTGCATTCCCTCAACGAGGTGATGGAGAACATTGAGGTGTATCACGAGTTCTGGTTTGAGGAAGCCACCAATTTGGCCACCAAACTAGACCTCCCTATTAAATTGCCCGGAAAGTTTTGCCGAGCCCAACAAGGAAATATGGATTCTGAGATTACTCCGGAGAGTTACTACAAAGAAGCCCTCAGCATCCCAACAGTGGAACACGTCATCCAGGAGTTGAAGGATATCTTCTCAGAACAGCACCTGAAGGCCCTCAAGTGCTTGTCTCTAGTGCCTTCCGTCATGGGGCAGCTCAAATTCAACACCTCCGAGGAACACCACGCCGATATGTACAAGAACGACCTCACGAACCCGGATACGCTCTCCGCGGAGCTCCACTGCTGGCGGATCAAGTGGAAACACCGCGGGAAGGACATCGAGCTGCCTACCACCATCTACGAGACCCTCCACCTGCCCGACATCAAGTTTTTCCCCAACGTCTACTCCTTGCTGAAGGTCCTTTGCATCCTGCCCGTCATAAAAGTGGAGAGCGAGAAGTTCGAGGTCGGCCGGCGGCGTCTGAAGGCCTACCTCAAAAACACAGTGACGGAGCAACGCGCCGGCAACCTTGCCCTGTTGAACATAAACCTGGACATCAAACACGACTTGGACTTAATGGTGGACACGTACATAAAACTCTATCCGGAGAAAGCTGAGTTTCAAGAGGAGTTTGTTCCTTCTCGCAATTCCGAAGAGGCCCAAGAGACTTAA